From Staphylococcus delphini, one genomic window encodes:
- the ccpA gene encoding catabolite control protein A, giving the protein MTVTIYDVAREARVSMATVSRVVNGNQNVKPETRDKVNEVIKRLNYRPNAVARGLASKKTTTVGVIIPDISNIYYSQLARGLEDIATMYKYHTIISNSDDDPEKEKEIFNNLLSKQVDGIIFLGGTLTDEIKEQISRASIPVVVSGTNGKDDGIASVNIDFVQASKEVTAQLVKTGSKKFAFVGGGYSKKAQEDVYEGLKEVLEQHQLAVDEHLLYVGNETYKDGLRAYEKLSHYQPDAVLSISDEQAIGIVHGALDHGLEVPKDIQVVSFNNTRLVEMVRPQLSSVIQPLYDIGAVGMRLLTKYMNNEDIENPNVILPHKIQYRGTTR; this is encoded by the coding sequence ATGACTGTAACCATTTATGATGTGGCGAGAGAAGCAAGAGTGTCGATGGCGACGGTATCACGTGTAGTGAATGGTAATCAAAACGTGAAACCCGAAACAAGAGATAAAGTAAATGAAGTAATCAAACGTTTAAACTATCGTCCAAATGCTGTAGCAAGAGGGTTAGCAAGTAAAAAAACAACGACTGTAGGTGTAATTATTCCGGATATTTCTAACATCTACTACTCACAATTGGCACGAGGATTAGAAGATATTGCGACGATGTATAAATATCATACAATTATTTCTAATTCGGATGATGATCCTGAGAAAGAAAAAGAAATCTTTAACAATTTATTAAGTAAACAAGTTGATGGTATCATTTTCCTTGGTGGCACACTGACGGATGAGATCAAAGAACAAATTAGCCGTGCGTCCATTCCTGTTGTCGTATCAGGAACAAATGGTAAGGACGACGGTATTGCATCTGTTAACATTGATTTCGTGCAAGCAAGTAAAGAAGTAACAGCGCAATTAGTTAAAACAGGTTCTAAAAAGTTTGCTTTCGTTGGTGGTGGCTATTCTAAAAAGGCTCAAGAAGATGTTTATGAGGGCCTTAAAGAAGTGTTAGAACAACATCAGCTCGCGGTCGATGAACATTTACTATATGTCGGTAATGAAACGTATAAAGATGGTTTACGCGCATATGAAAAGTTAAGTCACTATCAACCAGATGCAGTCTTATCTATAAGTGACGAACAAGCCATTGGTATTGTTCACGGTGCGTTAGATCATGGTTTGGAAGTACCGAAAGACATTCAAGTGGTGAGCTTCAACAACACACGTTTAGTTGAAATGGTGAGACCACAATTATCAAGTGTCATTCAACCTTTATATGATATCGGTGCGGTAGGGATGCGTCTGTTAACGAAATATATGAATAACGAAGATATTGAGAATCCAAATGTGATTTTGCCACATAAAATTCAATACCGTGGCACAACACGTTAA
- a CDS encoding acetoin utilization protein AcuC — translation MTNHSQQETGYVYSDALLRYRFHNKHPFNQMRVKLTTELLLSTGYLSESQIIKPRQATIDEIAMVHKYDYIQAVMRGEKNLLAPDEQQKYGLDDEDTHVFSRIHRSTATIIGGGLNLVDAIMEGKFRNGCHLGGGLHHAHEGRASGFCVYNDAAIYIKYLNEKYQQRVLYVDTDAHHGDGVQWTFYASDQVMNYSIHETGKFLFPGSGHYTERGTDQGFGYSINIPLEPYTEHDSFLEVFKKTLNQVAESFQPDFIVSVNGSDIHYLDPLTHMSCDLNTLYEIPYIITDVAEKYCGGKQIMLGGGGYNIWRVVPRAWSHIYLSLIQQPRLHGRLPEDWLNKWRHYSPVPIPEYWEEQYDDYQEIPRRSEIAKKNNQVAENILSWF, via the coding sequence ATGACAAATCATTCACAACAAGAAACGGGATATGTTTATTCTGATGCCTTACTGCGCTATCGCTTCCATAATAAACACCCATTTAATCAAATGCGGGTTAAACTGACGACTGAACTTTTACTTTCGACAGGTTATTTATCTGAATCACAAATTATTAAACCAAGACAAGCGACCATTGATGAAATTGCGATGGTTCATAAATATGATTACATTCAAGCAGTGATGCGTGGTGAAAAAAATCTACTCGCTCCTGATGAACAACAAAAATACGGCTTAGATGATGAAGATACACATGTCTTTTCTCGCATTCATCGGAGTACGGCGACCATTATCGGTGGCGGCTTAAATTTAGTGGATGCCATTATGGAAGGCAAGTTTCGTAACGGCTGTCATTTAGGTGGCGGTTTACACCATGCACATGAAGGACGCGCGAGTGGCTTTTGTGTGTACAATGATGCAGCGATTTATATTAAATATTTGAATGAAAAATATCAACAGCGCGTACTCTATGTCGATACAGATGCGCATCACGGTGACGGCGTGCAATGGACGTTCTATGCATCCGATCAAGTCATGAACTACTCCATTCATGAAACGGGCAAATTTTTATTTCCAGGTTCTGGTCATTACACTGAGCGAGGCACAGATCAGGGTTTTGGTTATTCAATCAATATCCCACTCGAACCTTATACAGAACATGACTCATTTTTAGAAGTTTTTAAAAAGACCTTGAATCAAGTTGCTGAATCATTTCAACCTGATTTTATTGTCAGTGTGAATGGTTCAGATATTCATTATTTAGACCCATTAACCCATATGAGTTGTGATTTAAACACACTGTATGAAATTCCTTATATCATTACCGATGTCGCTGAAAAATATTGTGGTGGCAAGCAAATCATGTTAGGTGGCGGAGGTTACAACATTTGGCGGGTTGTCCCAAGAGCGTGGAGCCATATTTACCTCAGCTTAATTCAGCAGCCTCGACTACATGGACGCTTACCTGAAGACTGGTTGAACAAATGGCGTCATTATAGTCCTGTACCCATCCCTGAATATTGGGAAGAACAGTATGATGATTATCAAGAAATACCGCGACGTTCAGAAATTGCAAAAAAAAATAACCAAGTTGCTGAAAATATATTAAGTTGGTTTTAA
- a CDS encoding GNAT family N-acetyltransferase, translated as MKHIKTYEHESYTVDGQTFIIEGPVSKTQLQTYTFDEGLDAFRIPIEQFEAIQDISTLDEGRIYIIRKENHIIGYVTYLYPDPMERWSEGQLPYLLELGAIEISLAYRGFGLGRMLLKVSTRSPELEDYIIITTEYYWHWDLKNSKLDVFEYKKLMQRMMSNGGLEVFATDDPEITSHPANCLMARIGKNITVDQMEAFDDIRFMNRFFF; from the coding sequence ATGAAACATATTAAAACCTATGAACATGAAAGCTATACTGTTGACGGACAAACTTTTATCATTGAAGGCCCTGTTTCTAAAACACAATTACAAACTTATACTTTTGACGAGGGCCTTGACGCATTTCGAATTCCTATTGAGCAATTTGAGGCGATACAGGATATTAGTACGTTAGATGAGGGGCGCATTTATATCATTCGAAAAGAGAATCACATCATCGGTTACGTGACGTATTTATATCCGGACCCGATGGAAAGATGGTCTGAAGGTCAACTGCCCTATTTGTTGGAACTCGGTGCGATTGAAATCAGTTTAGCGTATCGTGGATTCGGTTTGGGACGCATGTTGTTGAAAGTAAGCACACGGAGTCCAGAATTAGAAGATTATATTATCATTACGACAGAATACTATTGGCATTGGGATTTGAAAAACTCAAAATTAGACGTTTTTGAATACAAGAAATTAATGCAGCGGATGATGTCGAATGGGGGATTAGAAGTATTTGCGACTGACGACCCGGAAATTACAAGTCATCCTGCCAACTGTTTAATGGCACGTATTGGCAAGAACATCACAGTCGACCAAATGGAAGCTTTTGATGATATTAGGTTTATGAATCGTTTCTTTTTCTAA
- the acsA gene encoding acetate--CoA ligase, with protein sequence MKVEVYKGDQGNFNLTDYQTTYDQFDWKEVEKVFSWYETGKINMAYECIDRHVNEGKADKIALNYKDNRRKESYTFKDLQDKSNQAANVLKEKANVQKGDRVFIFMPRTPELYFAFFGILKLGGIVGPLFEAFMEKAVKDRLENSDAKVIITTNSLLSRIPQAQLPNLETIVVVDDEVDAQYVDFNQELATASTSFEIEWLDREDGLILHYTSGSTGQPKGVLHVQEAMLLHYISGKYVLDFQEDDVYWCTADPGWVTGTSYGIFSPWLHGVTNCIAGGRFSPENWYAMIEDFNVTIWYTAPTALRMLMSAGDDLVEKYDLSSVRNILSVGEPLNPEVIKWAKKVYGKRVLDTWWMTETGGHMIVNYLAEDIKLGSMGKPLPGIEAAIIDNEGNVLPPNRMGNLAVKKGWPSMMRQVWKNPEKYQSYFIGDWYVSGDSAYQDEDGYFWFQGRVDDVIMTAGERVGPFEVESKLVEHEAVAEAGVIGKPDPVRGEIIKAFVALRQGYEPSDELKEDIRKFVKEGLAAHAAPREIEFKDKLPKTRSGKIMRRVLKAWELDLPTGDLSTMED encoded by the coding sequence ATGAAAGTCGAAGTTTACAAAGGGGATCAAGGCAACTTCAATTTAACTGATTATCAAACAACATATGACCAGTTTGATTGGAAAGAGGTAGAGAAAGTATTTTCTTGGTACGAAACTGGAAAAATCAACATGGCATACGAATGTATCGATCGTCATGTCAATGAAGGTAAAGCAGATAAAATTGCTTTAAATTATAAAGATAATCGACGAAAAGAAAGTTATACGTTTAAAGATTTACAAGACAAATCAAACCAAGCTGCCAATGTGTTGAAAGAGAAGGCGAATGTACAAAAAGGAGATCGTGTTTTCATTTTCATGCCGCGTACACCAGAACTTTATTTTGCCTTTTTTGGTATTTTAAAATTGGGCGGTATTGTAGGTCCTTTATTTGAAGCATTTATGGAAAAGGCAGTGAAAGACCGTTTAGAAAATAGTGATGCGAAAGTTATTATTACGACGAATAGTTTATTATCGCGTATTCCTCAAGCGCAACTGCCAAATTTAGAAACGATTGTCGTCGTTGATGATGAAGTTGATGCGCAATATGTAGACTTTAATCAAGAGTTGGCAACAGCATCGACATCGTTTGAAATAGAATGGTTAGACCGTGAAGATGGCTTGATTTTACATTATACATCTGGTTCAACAGGTCAGCCAAAAGGTGTGTTACATGTTCAAGAAGCGATGTTATTACACTACATTTCGGGTAAATACGTACTCGATTTTCAAGAAGATGACGTGTATTGGTGTACTGCCGATCCAGGTTGGGTGACAGGTACATCTTATGGAATTTTCTCGCCATGGCTGCACGGTGTAACGAACTGTATTGCTGGAGGTCGTTTTTCACCAGAGAATTGGTACGCAATGATTGAAGACTTTAACGTAACGATTTGGTATACTGCACCGACTGCGTTACGTATGCTGATGAGTGCAGGTGATGACTTAGTCGAAAAGTATGATTTATCGTCTGTACGTAACATTTTATCCGTTGGGGAGCCCCTCAATCCAGAAGTTATCAAATGGGCGAAAAAGGTCTATGGCAAACGTGTACTGGATACGTGGTGGATGACTGAAACAGGGGGGCATATGATCGTGAACTACTTGGCAGAAGATATTAAGCTTGGTTCAATGGGTAAACCACTGCCAGGTATTGAAGCGGCGATTATCGATAATGAAGGTAACGTTTTACCACCGAATCGCATGGGTAACTTAGCGGTTAAAAAAGGTTGGCCTTCTATGATGCGTCAAGTTTGGAAAAATCCTGAAAAGTATCAATCATACTTTATTGGTGATTGGTATGTATCTGGTGACTCTGCTTACCAAGATGAAGATGGTTATTTCTGGTTCCAAGGTCGTGTCGATGATGTGATTATGACTGCCGGTGAACGTGTCGGTCCATTTGAGGTAGAATCTAAATTAGTAGAACATGAAGCAGTAGCAGAAGCGGGTGTCATTGGTAAACCTGATCCAGTGCGTGGTGAAATCATTAAAGCATTCGTCGCATTACGTCAAGGTTATGAGCCTTCTGATGAATTGAAAGAAGACATTCGTAAATTTGTTAAAGAAGGGCTAGCTGCTCATGCTGCACCGAGAGAAATTGAATTTAAAGATAAATTACCGAAAACACGTTCAGGTAAAATTATGCGCCGTGTGTTAAAGGCATGGGAGCTCGATTTACCAACTGGTGATTTAAGTACAATGGAAGATTAA
- a CDS encoding formate--tetrahydrofolate ligase, translated as MSHLSDLEIANQSTLKPIKEIAEKAGISEDALEQYGHYKAKIDISKIQTKNEKGKVVLVTAMSPTPAGEGKSTVTVGLADAFQHINQNVMVALREPALGPTFGIKGGATGGGYAQVLPMEDINLHFNGDFHAITTANNALSAFIDNHIHQGNELGIDQRRIEWKRVLDMNDRALRQVIVGIGGPTQGVPREDGFNITVASEIMAILCLSTGIKDLKESISKITIGYTRDRQPVTVKDLGVEGALAMILKDAIKPNLVQTIEGTPALIHGGPFANIAHGCNSIIATETARDLADIVVTEAGFGSDLGAEKFLNIKSRKANFEPDAVVIVATIRALKMHGGVAKDQLKEENVVALKAGIKNLERHVQNIRKFGVEPVVALNAFIHDTDAEFEFVQQWAKENGVRLSLTEVWEKGGKGGTDLAEKVLEVIREPKQFKRLYELEMPLEEKIEKIVKEIYGGSKVTFTSKAQKQLAQFKANGWDHYPVCMAKTQYSFSDDQTQLGAPSDFEITIRELEAKTGAGFIVALTGAIMTMPGLPKKPAALKMDVTEDGHAIGLF; from the coding sequence GTGAGTCATTTATCAGATTTAGAAATTGCAAATCAATCAACATTAAAACCAATTAAGGAGATTGCTGAAAAAGCAGGCATTTCCGAAGATGCGCTCGAGCAATATGGACACTACAAAGCGAAAATTGATATTTCGAAAATTCAAACGAAAAACGAAAAAGGAAAAGTCGTTCTTGTGACAGCGATGAGCCCGACACCTGCTGGAGAAGGGAAATCAACAGTGACAGTCGGCTTAGCTGATGCATTCCAACACATCAATCAAAATGTAATGGTCGCCTTACGTGAGCCAGCACTCGGGCCGACATTTGGTATTAAAGGTGGGGCAACAGGCGGTGGCTATGCGCAAGTGCTCCCAATGGAAGATATTAACTTGCACTTTAATGGTGATTTCCATGCAATTACAACAGCGAATAATGCACTCTCAGCTTTTATAGATAACCATATTCATCAAGGTAACGAACTTGGTATTGATCAGCGTCGTATTGAGTGGAAGCGTGTGTTAGACATGAACGACCGTGCTTTACGTCAAGTCATCGTTGGTATTGGTGGTCCTACACAAGGGGTGCCACGTGAAGATGGTTTCAATATTACTGTAGCGTCAGAAATTATGGCGATTCTTTGTTTAAGTACAGGTATCAAAGACCTTAAAGAAAGTATTTCGAAAATTACGATAGGTTATACACGTGACCGTCAGCCTGTCACTGTTAAAGATTTAGGTGTAGAAGGCGCATTAGCTATGATTTTAAAAGATGCGATTAAACCGAACCTTGTACAAACAATCGAAGGCACACCTGCATTGATTCACGGTGGACCTTTTGCGAACATTGCACACGGCTGCAACTCGATTATCGCCACAGAAACAGCACGTGATTTGGCAGATATCGTCGTGACAGAGGCAGGTTTTGGTTCTGATTTAGGGGCTGAAAAATTCTTGAATATTAAATCACGTAAAGCCAATTTTGAACCAGATGCAGTCGTGATTGTAGCAACGATCCGTGCGCTTAAAATGCATGGGGGTGTCGCTAAAGATCAGCTCAAAGAAGAAAATGTCGTTGCGCTTAAAGCAGGAATTAAAAACTTAGAACGCCACGTCCAAAATATTCGCAAATTCGGCGTTGAACCTGTTGTTGCACTCAATGCATTTATACATGATACGGATGCTGAATTTGAGTTCGTACAACAATGGGCAAAAGAGAATGGTGTACGTTTATCGTTAACAGAAGTATGGGAAAAAGGTGGTAAAGGCGGTACAGATTTAGCAGAGAAAGTACTCGAAGTCATTCGTGAACCGAAACAATTCAAACGCCTATATGAACTCGAAATGCCACTTGAAGAAAAAATTGAAAAAATCGTTAAAGAAATTTACGGCGGTTCTAAAGTGACATTTACATCAAAAGCACAAAAACAATTGGCGCAGTTTAAAGCGAACGGTTGGGATCACTATCCAGTATGTATGGCAAAAACACAATATTCATTCTCGGATGATCAAACACAACTCGGTGCTCCATCTGATTTTGAAATTACGATTCGTGAACTCGAAGCTAAAACAGGTGCAGGCTTTATCGTCGCGTTAACAGGTGCCATTATGACAATGCCAGGATTACCGAAAAAACCAGCTGCGTTAAAAATGGACGTAACAGAAGACGGCCATGCGATAGGATTATTCTAA
- a CDS encoding biosynthetic peptidoglycan transglycosylase, with translation MKTEEQLELTTHTSFDRYDFYMRKTKQFIISFVLFMLIGLIFVCGLLLGYFASIVSDSKSLNDHDLVQQVTRLPELDNDQPDNTDYIALYNEQEPSLIAGPAEVSPYVTKALVASEDADFYIHHGVLPKAILRAMFQDIFDTQFPTGGSTITQQLIKNQVLTKERTYDRKAKEIMYAMRIEHILTKDEIIYTYLNLVPFGLDTNGQNVTGITSASYGLFGKPPKTLNLAESAYLIGLLQSPYAYTPFNHDGSLKDEDDVSFSIHRQHYVLKRMLVEQMISKDVYEQALHYDIYAHLYDE, from the coding sequence ATGAAGACGGAAGAACAACTTGAATTAACGACGCATACTTCATTCGATCGCTATGACTTTTACATGCGAAAAACAAAACAATTCATCATCTCGTTCGTTCTTTTCATGCTCATCGGTTTAATTTTTGTATGCGGCTTATTACTAGGCTATTTTGCAAGTATTGTGTCAGATTCAAAATCACTGAATGATCATGACTTAGTCCAACAAGTGACACGCCTCCCAGAACTGGATAACGACCAACCTGACAACACGGATTACATTGCACTGTATAACGAACAAGAACCGAGCTTAATCGCAGGACCAGCAGAAGTCTCCCCTTATGTGACAAAAGCATTAGTCGCTTCAGAAGACGCTGATTTTTATATCCATCACGGTGTATTACCTAAAGCGATATTAAGAGCGATGTTCCAAGACATTTTTGATACCCAATTCCCAACAGGTGGCAGTACGATTACACAGCAGCTTATCAAAAATCAAGTCCTCACAAAAGAGCGGACATATGATCGTAAAGCAAAAGAGATTATGTATGCGATGAGGATTGAACACATTTTAACGAAAGACGAAATCATCTATACGTATTTGAATCTTGTGCCTTTTGGACTCGATACGAACGGCCAAAATGTGACAGGCATCACTTCAGCGTCATACGGCTTATTCGGCAAACCTCCCAAAACATTGAACTTAGCTGAATCGGCTTATTTGATCGGATTATTGCAAAGTCCATACGCCTATACACCCTTCAATCATGACGGTTCACTTAAAGATGAAGATGATGTCTCTTTTTCAATCCACCGCCAACATTACGTGTTGAAACGGATGTTAGTGGAACAAATGATTTCTAAAGATGTATATGAGCAGGCACTCCATTACGATATTTATGCACATTTGTATGATGAATAA
- the tyrS gene encoding tyrosine--tRNA ligase: MANALLEELSWRGLVYQQTDEEGIEALLNKEEVKIYCGADPTADSLHIGHLLPYLTLRRFQEAGHRPIVLVGGGTGMIGDPSGKSEERVLQTEAQVDKNVRGIQKQMEQLFDFNVENGPILVNNYDWLSQISLIEFLRDYGKHVGVNYMLGKDSIQSRLENGISYTEFTYTILQAIDFGHLNRVHDCKLQIGGSDQWGNITSGIELMRRMYGVTDAYGFTIPLVTKADGKKFGKSESGAIWLDPEKTSPYEFYQFWINTTDDDVIKFLKYFTFLSKADIEALEKSVAEEPHLRKAQTTLAEEVTRFIHGEDALAEAQRISQALFKGDLKSLSAEEIKAGFKDVPQVTLSNETTNLVDALVETKISSSKRQAREDITNGAIYINGERQQDLEYTLSSDDRYDDTFTIIRRGKKKYFMVNYQ, encoded by the coding sequence ATGGCAAATGCATTGTTAGAAGAATTAAGTTGGAGAGGTCTCGTTTATCAACAAACCGATGAAGAGGGCATTGAAGCACTTTTAAATAAAGAAGAAGTGAAGATTTATTGTGGCGCAGATCCAACGGCTGATAGTTTACATATTGGACATTTATTACCTTATTTAACATTGCGTCGTTTTCAAGAAGCAGGTCACCGTCCGATTGTGTTAGTGGGTGGCGGTACAGGAATGATTGGTGATCCGTCTGGCAAATCTGAAGAACGTGTGCTCCAAACAGAAGCGCAAGTTGACAAAAACGTACGTGGCATTCAAAAGCAAATGGAGCAACTGTTTGATTTCAATGTTGAAAATGGTCCGATTTTAGTGAATAACTATGATTGGTTAAGTCAAATTTCATTAATCGAATTTTTACGTGATTACGGCAAACATGTCGGCGTAAATTACATGCTCGGTAAAGATTCAATTCAATCACGTCTTGAAAATGGTATTTCTTACACTGAATTTACGTATACCATTTTGCAAGCGATCGATTTCGGTCATCTTAATCGCGTACATGACTGTAAACTTCAAATTGGTGGTTCAGATCAATGGGGTAACATTACGAGTGGTATCGAATTAATGCGTCGTATGTACGGCGTGACAGATGCTTACGGTTTTACGATTCCATTAGTGACAAAAGCTGACGGTAAAAAGTTCGGAAAATCTGAATCTGGTGCGATTTGGTTAGATCCTGAAAAAACAAGTCCATACGAATTTTATCAATTTTGGATTAATACAACTGACGATGATGTGATCAAGTTCTTAAAATACTTTACATTTTTATCTAAAGCCGACATTGAAGCATTAGAAAAATCTGTTGCTGAAGAACCGCATTTAAGAAAAGCACAAACGACACTTGCTGAAGAGGTGACACGTTTTATTCATGGTGAAGACGCATTAGCCGAAGCACAACGTATTTCACAAGCATTATTCAAAGGTGACTTGAAATCATTATCAGCTGAAGAGATTAAAGCAGGTTTCAAAGACGTCCCTCAAGTGACATTATCGAATGAGACGACAAATTTAGTGGATGCATTAGTAGAAACAAAAATTTCTTCTTCAAAACGTCAAGCGCGTGAAGATATTACGAACGGTGCGATTTATATTAATGGTGAACGTCAACAAGATTTAGAGTATACGTTATCAAGTGATGACCGCTACGATGATACATTTACGATTATTCGTCGTGGGAAGAAAAAATATTTCATGGTGAATTATCAATAA
- a CDS encoding S1C family serine protease: MRENDNEQQPKEQQEMHQNKQIDDGQRASSYRTSPPPKQPHFPWLKVILVSLLAGILGALIVVGATGGFSNIFPWGNQNGSDVKVASDQKGGNSLDGKSHKYKSVHEMINDQAPAIVGVINEQRAQNLGDLLQGKSAKAEPTGIGSGVVYEKNNGDAFIVTNNHVIEGASSIKVHLHNSKQVDAKLVGTDPLTDIAVLKIKDRDDIKAITFGDSSKVKTGDSVFAMGNPLGLEFANTVTSGIISASERTIEADTSAGANKVTVLQTDAAINPGNSGGALVDIDGNLVGINSMKIAAPQVEGIGFAIPSNEVKLIIGELVKHGEVKRPSIGIGMINVADIPEQYKTNSGVDSGVYVAQVQRRGIDIEKGDIIVAIDGHKVENDTDLRSYLYKDKKPGDHITLKVNRNGKTKDVDVTLTESNTSS, from the coding sequence ATGCGAGAAAACGATAATGAACAACAACCAAAAGAACAACAAGAAATGCATCAAAACAAACAGATAGATGATGGTCAACGTGCTTCATCTTATCGTACGTCACCCCCTCCAAAGCAACCTCATTTTCCATGGCTTAAAGTGATTCTTGTTTCACTACTTGCTGGTATTTTAGGTGCACTCATTGTAGTCGGGGCTACGGGCGGCTTTTCAAACATCTTTCCTTGGGGCAACCAAAATGGCTCGGATGTCAAAGTAGCAAGCGATCAAAAAGGTGGTAATTCCCTTGATGGCAAAAGTCATAAATACAAATCAGTGCACGAGATGATTAATGACCAAGCACCCGCCATTGTAGGTGTCATCAACGAACAACGCGCCCAAAATTTAGGTGATTTATTACAAGGTAAATCTGCTAAAGCTGAACCCACAGGCATCGGTTCGGGTGTCGTTTATGAAAAAAATAATGGAGATGCCTTTATCGTCACGAACAACCATGTGATTGAAGGTGCTTCTTCAATTAAAGTTCATTTACACAATTCTAAACAAGTCGATGCGAAACTTGTCGGTACAGACCCATTGACAGATATTGCAGTACTTAAAATTAAAGACAGAGATGATATTAAAGCGATCACGTTTGGCGATTCATCAAAAGTTAAAACTGGTGATTCGGTTTTCGCGATGGGTAACCCACTTGGACTCGAATTTGCGAACACAGTGACGTCAGGTATTATTTCTGCAAGTGAACGTACAATTGAAGCGGATACGTCTGCAGGTGCAAACAAAGTGACTGTGCTTCAAACAGATGCAGCGATTAACCCTGGTAACTCAGGCGGTGCATTAGTTGATATTGATGGTAACCTTGTCGGTATTAACTCAATGAAAATTGCAGCACCACAAGTTGAAGGTATAGGATTTGCGATTCCAAGTAATGAAGTGAAATTAATCATTGGTGAACTCGTGAAACACGGTGAAGTTAAACGCCCTTCTATCGGTATCGGCATGATTAACGTTGCGGATATTCCAGAACAATATAAAACAAATAGCGGCGTAGATTCTGGTGTGTATGTCGCTCAAGTACAACGTCGTGGCATTGATATTGAAAAAGGCGACATCATCGTTGCCATTGACGGCCATAAAGTCGAAAATGATACAGATTTAAGATCGTATCTCTACAAAGATAAAAAACCTGGTGATCATATTACACTCAAAGTCAACCGCAATGGTAAAACAAAAGATGTTGACGTTACATTAACAGAATCAAATACATCTTCATAA
- a CDS encoding lysophospholipid acyltransferase family protein → MLYHIIGKIIELIVVKVLKNLEVIGRGHQPKTNRYVVTCNHESYNEILLLGVSLLPNQIHYMAKQELFKNKYFGGLLTRLNAFPVNRENPGPSTLKTPVKLLKDNKIVGIFPQGHRTTGETPLKRGAATIAILAKQPILPAAYVGPTKLLGLFTGKAYIKFGEPIDTTNLPKDLNRQEKVDYVTQQISARTKQLQDELNAYVRNK, encoded by the coding sequence ATGTTATATCATATTATCGGCAAGATCATTGAGCTCATTGTAGTGAAAGTACTGAAAAATTTAGAAGTGATTGGGCGAGGACATCAACCTAAGACGAATCGTTATGTCGTGACGTGTAATCATGAAAGTTATAACGAAATCTTATTGTTAGGTGTTTCATTATTGCCAAATCAAATTCATTACATGGCAAAGCAAGAATTATTTAAAAACAAATATTTTGGCGGATTATTAACACGATTAAATGCCTTTCCAGTGAATCGTGAAAATCCAGGCCCAAGTACTTTGAAAACACCGGTAAAATTATTAAAAGACAATAAAATTGTAGGTATTTTTCCACAAGGGCATCGTACGACAGGAGAAACACCTTTAAAACGTGGTGCTGCGACGATTGCAATCTTAGCGAAACAACCGATTTTACCAGCTGCCTATGTCGGTCCAACAAAATTACTCGGTTTATTTACTGGCAAAGCTTACATTAAGTTTGGTGAACCGATTGATACGACGAATTTGCCGAAAGATTTGAATCGTCAAGAGAAAGTGGATTATGTGACGCAGCAAATTAGTGCGCGTACGAAGCAGTTGCAAGATGAATTAAATGCTTATGTAAGAAACAAATAA